Proteins from a single region of Paramormyrops kingsleyae isolate MSU_618 chromosome 9, PKINGS_0.4, whole genome shotgun sequence:
- the LOC111853315 gene encoding aryl hydrocarbon receptor nuclear translocator-like isoform X4 gives MFTSHMASSNPGSDVSDMPSLAMASATVNQAGGGAVVPKGANKRRASPDTDDDEGSKVFRCDDDAGGTSDKERFARENHSEIERRRRNKMTAYITELSDMVPTCSALARKPDKLTILRMAVSHMKTLRGSGSTAPDGSYKPSFLTDQELKHLILEAADGFLFVVSCETGRVVYVSDSVTPVLNQPQSDWLGSSLYDQLHPDDTDKLREQLSTTESSTSGRMLDLKTGTVKKEGQQSSVRMCMGSRRSFICRMRCGTTPVEPISMNRLNLLRNRNRNGLGPTKEGEPQFVVVHCTGYIKSWPPAGVSLSDEETDSNQGSRFCLVAIGRLQVTCSPGNKDIDSLSTPVEFISRHNCQGLFTFVDHRCVATVGFQPQEMLGKDILEFAHPEDQGLLRDSFQQVVKLKGQVLSVMFRFRAKSREWIWMRTSSFTFQNPFSEEIEYIICTNANVKQLQQQQQAELEGTSRELGFYESSQVPVQPVAAGGSDRSKPLDKAELYTPDREAHYPDLFTDQPKVLTSSPSTQIYPQGSSYSTARSTDSFRPVGMAEHLVPPSPSAGQMLAQISRQNAPNPTCPSVVPPNNNSPIQAQAGAAAAGQTWAGSRSSFNPQVAQSKIQSPQFALGGFATAASSTFNAVPSTAASTPSSNTSYPSLSSCSSTPGNSFADGSQSTMQFPSRAAEAVWPQWQSQSHAQGTSETHPQAGQPEIFPDVLSMLDQPPAFNNEDFSELPIFPPFHDCT, from the exons ATGTTCACTTCGCACATGGCCTCTTCTAATCCAG GTTCGGACGTGTCCGACATGCCTTCTTTGGCGATGGCGAGTGCCACGGTGAACCAGGCCGGAGGGGGGGCCGTAGTTCCGAAGGGTGCAAACAAGAGGCGAGCCAG CCCAGATACCGATGATGATGAAGGAAGCAAAGTCTTCAG GTGCGATGACGACGCAGGAGGGACTAGTGACAAAGAGCGGTTTGCCAG AGAGAACCACAGCGAGATTGAACGCCGCCGGCGGAACAAGATGACGGCCTACATCACGGAGCTGTCGGACATGGTGCCCACCTGCAGTGCCCTGGCCCGCAAGCCTGACAAGCTGACCATCCTCCGCATGGCCGTATCGCACATGAAGACGCTACGCGGGAGCGGCAGCACAGCCCCCGACGGCAGCTACAAGCCCTCCTTCCTCACCGACCAGGAGCTGAAACACCTCATCTTGGAGGCAGCCGATGGCTTCCTGTTCGTCGTGTCGTGCGAGACGGGCCGGGTGGTGTATGTGTCCGACTCGGTGACCCCGGTGCTGAACCAGCCGCAGTCCGATTGGCTGGGCAGCTCTCTGTATGACCAGCTTCACCCCGACGACACTGACAAGCTGCGCGAGCAACTCTCCACCACCGAGAGCAGCACCAGCG GGCGAATGCTGGACCTGAAGACCGGGACTGTGAAGAAGGAGGGGCAACAGTCCTCAGTCAGGATGTGCATGGGGTCCCGCAGGTCCTTCATTTGTAGGATGAG ATGTGGCACGACTCCAGTGGAACCCATTTCCATGAACAGACTTAATCTCCTGAGGAATAGGAACCG GAATGGCCTGGGCCCAACAAAGGAGGGCGAGCCGCAGTTCGTGGTGGTGCACTGCACAGGGTACATCAAGTCATGGCCTCCTGCAG GGGTGTCACTCTCTGACGAGGAGACCGACAGCAACCAGGGAAGCCGCTTCTGCCTGGTGGCCATTGGACGGCTGCAG GTGACCTGCTCTCCCGGGAACAAGGACATCGACAGCCTCAGCACTCCTGTGGAGTTCATCTCCCGGCACAACTGCCAGGGCCTGTTCACCTTCGTGGATCACCGATGTGTGGCCACAGTGGGGTTCCAGCCTCAG gagaTGCTTGGGAAGGACATCTTGGAGTTTGCTCACCCCGAGGATCAGGGCCTGCTGAGGGATAGCTTCCAGCAG GTGGTCAAGCTGAAGGGGCAGGTCCTGTCTGTCATGTTCCGCTTCCGCGCCAAGTCCCGCGAGTGGATCTGGATGCGCACCAGCTCCTTTACCTTCCAGAACCCCTTCTCTGAGGAGATCGAGTACATCATCTGCACCAACGCCAACGTCAA gcagctccagcagcagcagcaggccgaGCTGGAGGGCACCAGCCGGGAGTTGGGCTTCTACGAGTCCAGCCAG gtgCCGGTCCAGCCTGTGGCAGCTGGGGGGTCCGACCGCAGCAAGCCTCTGGACAAGGCGGAGCTGTACACGCCAGACAGAGAGGCCCATTATCCTGACCTGTTCACAG ATCAGCCCAAGGTCCTCACATCCAGCCCATCAACACAGATCTACCCCCAGGGCAGTTCATACAGCACAGCCCGCTCCACTGACTCCTTCAG GCCGGTGGGAATGGCTGAACATTTGGTCCCACCGTCACCCTCCGCCGGGCAAATGCTGGCTCAAATCTCTCGGCAAAATGCCCCCAATCCCACTTGCCCCTCTGTAGTTCCCCCCAATAATAACAGCCCCATTCAGGCTCAGGCTGGGGCAGCGGCAGCAGGCCAGACCTGGGCAGGAAGCAGGTCCTCGTTTAATCCGCAG GTGGCACAGTCCAAGATCCAGTCACCCCAGTTTGCACTAGGGGGGTTTGCCACAGCTGCATCGTCCACTTTTAATGCAGTGCCCAGTACTGCGGCCTCAACCCCATCCAGCAACACCAGCTACCCCTCcctcagctcctgcagcagcACCCCAGGCAACAGCTTCG CAGACGGAAGTCAGTCGACGATGCAGTTCCCCTCCAGAGCAGCGGAGGCAGTGTGGCCACAATGGCAGAGCCAGTCGCATGCACAAGGCACATCAGAGACACACCCCCAGGCTGGGCAGCCTGAGATTTTCCCT GATGTGCTATCCATGCTCGATCAGCCACCAGCCTTCAACAACGAGGACTTCAGCGAGCTGCCCATCTTCCCGCCTTTTCATGACTGCACATAG
- the LOC111853315 gene encoding aryl hydrocarbon receptor nuclear translocator-like isoform X2, producing MFTSHMASSNPGSDVSDMPSLAMASATVNQAGGGAVVPKGANKRRASPDTDDDEGSKVFRCDDDAGGTSDKERFARENHSEIERRRRNKMTAYITELSDMVPTCSALARKPDKLTILRMAVSHMKTLRGSGSTAPDGSYKPSFLTDQELKHLILEAADGFLFVVSCETGRVVYVSDSVTPVLNQPQSDWLGSSLYDQLHPDDTDKLREQLSTTESSTSGRMLDLKTGTVKKEGQQSSVRMCMGSRRSFICRMRCGTTPVEPISMNRLNLLRNRNRNGLGPTKEGEPQFVVVHCTGYIKSWPPAGVSLSDEETDSNQGSRFCLVAIGRLQVTCSPGNKDIDSLSTPVEFISRHNCQGLFTFVDHRCVATVGFQPQEMLGKDILEFAHPEDQGLLRDSFQQVVKLKGQVLSVMFRFRAKSREWIWMRTSSFTFQNPFSEEIEYIICTNANVKAPSQDSLSPLSSPGMALPPSQGQNSPNCPPALSPGQVTTRQLQQQQQAELEGTSRELGFYESSQVPVQPVAAGGSDRSKPLDKAELYTPDREAHYPDLFTDQPKVLTSSPSTQIYPQGSSYSTARSTDSFRPVGMAEHLVPPSPSAGQMLAQISRQNAPNPTCPSVVPPNNNSPIQAQAGAAAAGQTWAGSRSSFNPQVAQSKIQSPQFALGGFATAASSTFNAVPSTAASTPSSNTSYPSLSSCSSTPGNSFADGSQSTMQFPSRAAEAVWPQWQSQSHAQGTSETHPQAGQPEIFPDVLSMLDQPPAFNNEDFSELPIFPPFHDCT from the exons ATGTTCACTTCGCACATGGCCTCTTCTAATCCAG GTTCGGACGTGTCCGACATGCCTTCTTTGGCGATGGCGAGTGCCACGGTGAACCAGGCCGGAGGGGGGGCCGTAGTTCCGAAGGGTGCAAACAAGAGGCGAGCCAG CCCAGATACCGATGATGATGAAGGAAGCAAAGTCTTCAG GTGCGATGACGACGCAGGAGGGACTAGTGACAAAGAGCGGTTTGCCAG AGAGAACCACAGCGAGATTGAACGCCGCCGGCGGAACAAGATGACGGCCTACATCACGGAGCTGTCGGACATGGTGCCCACCTGCAGTGCCCTGGCCCGCAAGCCTGACAAGCTGACCATCCTCCGCATGGCCGTATCGCACATGAAGACGCTACGCGGGAGCGGCAGCACAGCCCCCGACGGCAGCTACAAGCCCTCCTTCCTCACCGACCAGGAGCTGAAACACCTCATCTTGGAGGCAGCCGATGGCTTCCTGTTCGTCGTGTCGTGCGAGACGGGCCGGGTGGTGTATGTGTCCGACTCGGTGACCCCGGTGCTGAACCAGCCGCAGTCCGATTGGCTGGGCAGCTCTCTGTATGACCAGCTTCACCCCGACGACACTGACAAGCTGCGCGAGCAACTCTCCACCACCGAGAGCAGCACCAGCG GGCGAATGCTGGACCTGAAGACCGGGACTGTGAAGAAGGAGGGGCAACAGTCCTCAGTCAGGATGTGCATGGGGTCCCGCAGGTCCTTCATTTGTAGGATGAG ATGTGGCACGACTCCAGTGGAACCCATTTCCATGAACAGACTTAATCTCCTGAGGAATAGGAACCG GAATGGCCTGGGCCCAACAAAGGAGGGCGAGCCGCAGTTCGTGGTGGTGCACTGCACAGGGTACATCAAGTCATGGCCTCCTGCAG GGGTGTCACTCTCTGACGAGGAGACCGACAGCAACCAGGGAAGCCGCTTCTGCCTGGTGGCCATTGGACGGCTGCAG GTGACCTGCTCTCCCGGGAACAAGGACATCGACAGCCTCAGCACTCCTGTGGAGTTCATCTCCCGGCACAACTGCCAGGGCCTGTTCACCTTCGTGGATCACCGATGTGTGGCCACAGTGGGGTTCCAGCCTCAG gagaTGCTTGGGAAGGACATCTTGGAGTTTGCTCACCCCGAGGATCAGGGCCTGCTGAGGGATAGCTTCCAGCAG GTGGTCAAGCTGAAGGGGCAGGTCCTGTCTGTCATGTTCCGCTTCCGCGCCAAGTCCCGCGAGTGGATCTGGATGCGCACCAGCTCCTTTACCTTCCAGAACCCCTTCTCTGAGGAGATCGAGTACATCATCTGCACCAACGCCAACGTCAA AGCTCCGAGTCAGGACTCGCTCTCTCCCCTCTCCTCCCCGGGCATGGCACTGCCACCCTCACAGGGGCAGAACAGCCCTAACTGCCCCCCAGCTTTGAGCCCAGGGCAGGTGACCACCAG gcagctccagcagcagcagcaggccgaGCTGGAGGGCACCAGCCGGGAGTTGGGCTTCTACGAGTCCAGCCAG gtgCCGGTCCAGCCTGTGGCAGCTGGGGGGTCCGACCGCAGCAAGCCTCTGGACAAGGCGGAGCTGTACACGCCAGACAGAGAGGCCCATTATCCTGACCTGTTCACAG ATCAGCCCAAGGTCCTCACATCCAGCCCATCAACACAGATCTACCCCCAGGGCAGTTCATACAGCACAGCCCGCTCCACTGACTCCTTCAG GCCGGTGGGAATGGCTGAACATTTGGTCCCACCGTCACCCTCCGCCGGGCAAATGCTGGCTCAAATCTCTCGGCAAAATGCCCCCAATCCCACTTGCCCCTCTGTAGTTCCCCCCAATAATAACAGCCCCATTCAGGCTCAGGCTGGGGCAGCGGCAGCAGGCCAGACCTGGGCAGGAAGCAGGTCCTCGTTTAATCCGCAG GTGGCACAGTCCAAGATCCAGTCACCCCAGTTTGCACTAGGGGGGTTTGCCACAGCTGCATCGTCCACTTTTAATGCAGTGCCCAGTACTGCGGCCTCAACCCCATCCAGCAACACCAGCTACCCCTCcctcagctcctgcagcagcACCCCAGGCAACAGCTTCG CAGACGGAAGTCAGTCGACGATGCAGTTCCCCTCCAGAGCAGCGGAGGCAGTGTGGCCACAATGGCAGAGCCAGTCGCATGCACAAGGCACATCAGAGACACACCCCCAGGCTGGGCAGCCTGAGATTTTCCCT GATGTGCTATCCATGCTCGATCAGCCACCAGCCTTCAACAACGAGGACTTCAGCGAGCTGCCCATCTTCCCGCCTTTTCATGACTGCACATAG
- the LOC111853315 gene encoding aryl hydrocarbon receptor nuclear translocator-like isoform X1, with protein sequence MFTSHMASSNPGSDVSDMPSLAMASATVNQAGGGAVVPKGANKRRASPDTDDDEGSKVFRCDDDAGGTSDKERFARENHSEIERRRRNKMTAYITELSDMVPTCSALARKPDKLTILRMAVSHMKTLRGSGSTAPDGSYKPSFLTDQELKHLILEAADGFLFVVSCETGRVVYVSDSVTPVLNQPQSDWLGSSLYDQLHPDDTDKLREQLSTTESSTSGRMLDLKTGTVKKEGQQSSVRMCMGSRRSFICRMRCGTTPVEPISMNRLNLLRNRNRNGLGPTKEGEPQFVVVHCTGYIKSWPPAGVSLSDEETDSNQGSRFCLVAIGRLQVTCSPGNKDIDSLSTPVEFISRHNCQGLFTFVDHRCVATVGFQPQEMLGKDILEFAHPEDQGLLRDSFQQVVKLKGQVLSVMFRFRAKSREWIWMRTSSFTFQNPFSEEIEYIICTNANVNRAPSQDSLSPLSSPGMALPPSQGQNSPNCPPALSPGQVTTRQLQQQQQAELEGTSRELGFYESSQVPVQPVAAGGSDRSKPLDKAELYTPDREAHYPDLFTDQPKVLTSSPSTQIYPQGSSYSTARSTDSFRPVGMAEHLVPPSPSAGQMLAQISRQNAPNPTCPSVVPPNNNSPIQAQAGAAAAGQTWAGSRSSFNPQVAQSKIQSPQFALGGFATAASSTFNAVPSTAASTPSSNTSYPSLSSCSSTPGNSFADGSQSTMQFPSRAAEAVWPQWQSQSHAQGTSETHPQAGQPEIFPDVLSMLDQPPAFNNEDFSELPIFPPFHDCT encoded by the exons ATGTTCACTTCGCACATGGCCTCTTCTAATCCAG GTTCGGACGTGTCCGACATGCCTTCTTTGGCGATGGCGAGTGCCACGGTGAACCAGGCCGGAGGGGGGGCCGTAGTTCCGAAGGGTGCAAACAAGAGGCGAGCCAG CCCAGATACCGATGATGATGAAGGAAGCAAAGTCTTCAG GTGCGATGACGACGCAGGAGGGACTAGTGACAAAGAGCGGTTTGCCAG AGAGAACCACAGCGAGATTGAACGCCGCCGGCGGAACAAGATGACGGCCTACATCACGGAGCTGTCGGACATGGTGCCCACCTGCAGTGCCCTGGCCCGCAAGCCTGACAAGCTGACCATCCTCCGCATGGCCGTATCGCACATGAAGACGCTACGCGGGAGCGGCAGCACAGCCCCCGACGGCAGCTACAAGCCCTCCTTCCTCACCGACCAGGAGCTGAAACACCTCATCTTGGAGGCAGCCGATGGCTTCCTGTTCGTCGTGTCGTGCGAGACGGGCCGGGTGGTGTATGTGTCCGACTCGGTGACCCCGGTGCTGAACCAGCCGCAGTCCGATTGGCTGGGCAGCTCTCTGTATGACCAGCTTCACCCCGACGACACTGACAAGCTGCGCGAGCAACTCTCCACCACCGAGAGCAGCACCAGCG GGCGAATGCTGGACCTGAAGACCGGGACTGTGAAGAAGGAGGGGCAACAGTCCTCAGTCAGGATGTGCATGGGGTCCCGCAGGTCCTTCATTTGTAGGATGAG ATGTGGCACGACTCCAGTGGAACCCATTTCCATGAACAGACTTAATCTCCTGAGGAATAGGAACCG GAATGGCCTGGGCCCAACAAAGGAGGGCGAGCCGCAGTTCGTGGTGGTGCACTGCACAGGGTACATCAAGTCATGGCCTCCTGCAG GGGTGTCACTCTCTGACGAGGAGACCGACAGCAACCAGGGAAGCCGCTTCTGCCTGGTGGCCATTGGACGGCTGCAG GTGACCTGCTCTCCCGGGAACAAGGACATCGACAGCCTCAGCACTCCTGTGGAGTTCATCTCCCGGCACAACTGCCAGGGCCTGTTCACCTTCGTGGATCACCGATGTGTGGCCACAGTGGGGTTCCAGCCTCAG gagaTGCTTGGGAAGGACATCTTGGAGTTTGCTCACCCCGAGGATCAGGGCCTGCTGAGGGATAGCTTCCAGCAG GTGGTCAAGCTGAAGGGGCAGGTCCTGTCTGTCATGTTCCGCTTCCGCGCCAAGTCCCGCGAGTGGATCTGGATGCGCACCAGCTCCTTTACCTTCCAGAACCCCTTCTCTGAGGAGATCGAGTACATCATCTGCACCAACGCCAACGTCAA TAGAGCTCCGAGTCAGGACTCGCTCTCTCCCCTCTCCTCCCCGGGCATGGCACTGCCACCCTCACAGGGGCAGAACAGCCCTAACTGCCCCCCAGCTTTGAGCCCAGGGCAGGTGACCACCAG gcagctccagcagcagcagcaggccgaGCTGGAGGGCACCAGCCGGGAGTTGGGCTTCTACGAGTCCAGCCAG gtgCCGGTCCAGCCTGTGGCAGCTGGGGGGTCCGACCGCAGCAAGCCTCTGGACAAGGCGGAGCTGTACACGCCAGACAGAGAGGCCCATTATCCTGACCTGTTCACAG ATCAGCCCAAGGTCCTCACATCCAGCCCATCAACACAGATCTACCCCCAGGGCAGTTCATACAGCACAGCCCGCTCCACTGACTCCTTCAG GCCGGTGGGAATGGCTGAACATTTGGTCCCACCGTCACCCTCCGCCGGGCAAATGCTGGCTCAAATCTCTCGGCAAAATGCCCCCAATCCCACTTGCCCCTCTGTAGTTCCCCCCAATAATAACAGCCCCATTCAGGCTCAGGCTGGGGCAGCGGCAGCAGGCCAGACCTGGGCAGGAAGCAGGTCCTCGTTTAATCCGCAG GTGGCACAGTCCAAGATCCAGTCACCCCAGTTTGCACTAGGGGGGTTTGCCACAGCTGCATCGTCCACTTTTAATGCAGTGCCCAGTACTGCGGCCTCAACCCCATCCAGCAACACCAGCTACCCCTCcctcagctcctgcagcagcACCCCAGGCAACAGCTTCG CAGACGGAAGTCAGTCGACGATGCAGTTCCCCTCCAGAGCAGCGGAGGCAGTGTGGCCACAATGGCAGAGCCAGTCGCATGCACAAGGCACATCAGAGACACACCCCCAGGCTGGGCAGCCTGAGATTTTCCCT GATGTGCTATCCATGCTCGATCAGCCACCAGCCTTCAACAACGAGGACTTCAGCGAGCTGCCCATCTTCCCGCCTTTTCATGACTGCACATAG
- the LOC111853315 gene encoding aryl hydrocarbon receptor nuclear translocator-like isoform X5, protein MFTSHMASSNPGSDVSDMPSLAMASATVNQAGGGAVVPKGANKRRASPDTDDDEGSKVFRCDDDAGGTSDKERFARENHSEIERRRRNKMTAYITELSDMVPTCSALARKPDKLTILRMAVSHMKTLRGSGSTAPDGSYKPSFLTDQELKHLILEAADGFLFVVSCETGRVVYVSDSVTPVLNQPQSDWLGSSLYDQLHPDDTDKLREQLSTTESSTSGRMLDLKTGTVKKEGQQSSVRMCMGSRRSFICRMRCGTTPVEPISMNRLNLLRNRNRNGLGPTKEGEPQFVVVHCTGYIKSWPPAGVSLSDEETDSNQGSRFCLVAIGRLQVTCSPGNKDIDSLSTPVEFISRHNCQGLFTFVDHRCVATVGFQPQEMLGKDILEFAHPEDQGLLRDSFQQVVKLKGQVLSVMFRFRAKSREWIWMRTSSFTFQNPFSEEIEYIICTNANVKAPSQDSLSPLSSPGMALPPSQGQNSPNCPPALSPGQVTTRQLQQQQQAELEGTSRELGFYESSQVPVQPVAAGGSDRSKPLDKAELYTPDREAHYPDLFTDQPKVLTSSPSTQIYPQGSSYSTARSTDSFRPVGMAEHLVPPSPSAGQMLAQISRQNAPNPTCPSVVPPNNNSPIQAQAGAAAAGQTWAGSRSSFNPQVAQSKIQSPQFALGGFATAASSTFNAVPSTAASTPSSNTSYPSLSSCSSTPGNSFDGSQSTMQFPSRAAEAVWPQWQSQSHAQGTSETHPQAGQPEIFPDVLSMLDQPPAFNNEDFSELPIFPPFHDCT, encoded by the exons ATGTTCACTTCGCACATGGCCTCTTCTAATCCAG GTTCGGACGTGTCCGACATGCCTTCTTTGGCGATGGCGAGTGCCACGGTGAACCAGGCCGGAGGGGGGGCCGTAGTTCCGAAGGGTGCAAACAAGAGGCGAGCCAG CCCAGATACCGATGATGATGAAGGAAGCAAAGTCTTCAG GTGCGATGACGACGCAGGAGGGACTAGTGACAAAGAGCGGTTTGCCAG AGAGAACCACAGCGAGATTGAACGCCGCCGGCGGAACAAGATGACGGCCTACATCACGGAGCTGTCGGACATGGTGCCCACCTGCAGTGCCCTGGCCCGCAAGCCTGACAAGCTGACCATCCTCCGCATGGCCGTATCGCACATGAAGACGCTACGCGGGAGCGGCAGCACAGCCCCCGACGGCAGCTACAAGCCCTCCTTCCTCACCGACCAGGAGCTGAAACACCTCATCTTGGAGGCAGCCGATGGCTTCCTGTTCGTCGTGTCGTGCGAGACGGGCCGGGTGGTGTATGTGTCCGACTCGGTGACCCCGGTGCTGAACCAGCCGCAGTCCGATTGGCTGGGCAGCTCTCTGTATGACCAGCTTCACCCCGACGACACTGACAAGCTGCGCGAGCAACTCTCCACCACCGAGAGCAGCACCAGCG GGCGAATGCTGGACCTGAAGACCGGGACTGTGAAGAAGGAGGGGCAACAGTCCTCAGTCAGGATGTGCATGGGGTCCCGCAGGTCCTTCATTTGTAGGATGAG ATGTGGCACGACTCCAGTGGAACCCATTTCCATGAACAGACTTAATCTCCTGAGGAATAGGAACCG GAATGGCCTGGGCCCAACAAAGGAGGGCGAGCCGCAGTTCGTGGTGGTGCACTGCACAGGGTACATCAAGTCATGGCCTCCTGCAG GGGTGTCACTCTCTGACGAGGAGACCGACAGCAACCAGGGAAGCCGCTTCTGCCTGGTGGCCATTGGACGGCTGCAG GTGACCTGCTCTCCCGGGAACAAGGACATCGACAGCCTCAGCACTCCTGTGGAGTTCATCTCCCGGCACAACTGCCAGGGCCTGTTCACCTTCGTGGATCACCGATGTGTGGCCACAGTGGGGTTCCAGCCTCAG gagaTGCTTGGGAAGGACATCTTGGAGTTTGCTCACCCCGAGGATCAGGGCCTGCTGAGGGATAGCTTCCAGCAG GTGGTCAAGCTGAAGGGGCAGGTCCTGTCTGTCATGTTCCGCTTCCGCGCCAAGTCCCGCGAGTGGATCTGGATGCGCACCAGCTCCTTTACCTTCCAGAACCCCTTCTCTGAGGAGATCGAGTACATCATCTGCACCAACGCCAACGTCAA AGCTCCGAGTCAGGACTCGCTCTCTCCCCTCTCCTCCCCGGGCATGGCACTGCCACCCTCACAGGGGCAGAACAGCCCTAACTGCCCCCCAGCTTTGAGCCCAGGGCAGGTGACCACCAG gcagctccagcagcagcagcaggccgaGCTGGAGGGCACCAGCCGGGAGTTGGGCTTCTACGAGTCCAGCCAG gtgCCGGTCCAGCCTGTGGCAGCTGGGGGGTCCGACCGCAGCAAGCCTCTGGACAAGGCGGAGCTGTACACGCCAGACAGAGAGGCCCATTATCCTGACCTGTTCACAG ATCAGCCCAAGGTCCTCACATCCAGCCCATCAACACAGATCTACCCCCAGGGCAGTTCATACAGCACAGCCCGCTCCACTGACTCCTTCAG GCCGGTGGGAATGGCTGAACATTTGGTCCCACCGTCACCCTCCGCCGGGCAAATGCTGGCTCAAATCTCTCGGCAAAATGCCCCCAATCCCACTTGCCCCTCTGTAGTTCCCCCCAATAATAACAGCCCCATTCAGGCTCAGGCTGGGGCAGCGGCAGCAGGCCAGACCTGGGCAGGAAGCAGGTCCTCGTTTAATCCGCAG GTGGCACAGTCCAAGATCCAGTCACCCCAGTTTGCACTAGGGGGGTTTGCCACAGCTGCATCGTCCACTTTTAATGCAGTGCCCAGTACTGCGGCCTCAACCCCATCCAGCAACACCAGCTACCCCTCcctcagctcctgcagcagcACCCCAGGCAACAGCTTCG ACGGAAGTCAGTCGACGATGCAGTTCCCCTCCAGAGCAGCGGAGGCAGTGTGGCCACAATGGCAGAGCCAGTCGCATGCACAAGGCACATCAGAGACACACCCCCAGGCTGGGCAGCCTGAGATTTTCCCT GATGTGCTATCCATGCTCGATCAGCCACCAGCCTTCAACAACGAGGACTTCAGCGAGCTGCCCATCTTCCCGCCTTTTCATGACTGCACATAG